Proteins from one Camelina sativa cultivar DH55 chromosome 8, Cs, whole genome shotgun sequence genomic window:
- the LOC104708491 gene encoding uncharacterized protein LOC104708491 isoform X2, protein MAVKLHRPGLVSSSSSNPCLSRMSIGTFISCRRVIQFDCLYRGNPRSRLFVTYDVLESKKFILHRRLFGNKKMSSRRPFLLASAEDGVAVNGNSQSRSSDDVEEMRAKLSGSLKDEYTCGELIQSLHDAARTFELALKDKISSSRLPWFSAAWLGVDKNAWVKTFSYQASVYCLLQAANEVSSRGNNRDDDLNVFVQRSLSRQAAPLDSMMRDKLSSSHPEANEWFWSEQVPSVVTSFVNCFEGDQRFVSATFVYVKGKSSSAASNEIEVSLLMLVLNCIAAVTKLGPTKLSCPPFFSMIPDTTGRLMDKFVDFVPLPQAYHSVKSLGLRREFLVHFGTRAAACRVKSDCCTDEVVFWVDLIQNQLLRAIDREKIWARLTTSESIEVLERDLAIFGFFIALGRSTQSFLAANGFNSLVNPVEDLVRHFIGGSLLQYPQLSAISSYQLYVEVVCEELDWIPFYPTRKDSQPAEQSHGHKSRPQGPPNYDALPQILNVCSYWLQSFIKYSKWPENPSNVKAAKFLSKGHNKLIQCKEELGISSLAVTEAGFIDMSASPTDRDSNSFDKALESVDEALVRLESLLQKLHASSSSSGKEQIKAACSDLEKIRKLKKEAEFLEASFRAKAASLQEDGGDSDSQEYSEEQSQYPKGKDSKNSINSVDQDTRDRGFWGFFVRNPRNKPSPESSADEYFEKSKENVNSVDSKPDEIYRFELLRSELIELEKRVQGSTDESVNEEGRTSEDPRSSMKGVQLVQSSKKENVIEKTLDQIKETSTDVWQGTQLLAFDSAAAMELLRRSVVGDELTEKEKKALRRTMTDLASVVPIGVLMLLPVTAVGHAAMLAAIQRYVPGLIPSTYGAERLNLLRQLEKVKQMQTNETEPEEGIDETEL, encoded by the exons ATGGCAGTTAAGCTACATCGGCCGGGTCTTGTATCCTCAAG CTCTTCAAACCCTTGTCTATCTCGGATGTCCATCGGAACTTTTATATCCTGCAGAAGAGTGATACAATTTgattgtttgtaccggggaaATCCAAGGAGCAGACTGTTTGTGACCTATGATGTTCTTGAAAGTAAGAAGTTCATTCTTCATAGGAGATTGTTTGGGAACAAGAAGATGAGTTCACGGAGGCCGTTTCTACTTGCATCTGCTGAAGACGGTGTGGCTGTTAATGGGAACTCACAGTCGAGATCAAGCGATGATGTTGAGGAGATGAGGGCTAAACTTAGTGGATCGTTGAAAGATGAATACACCTGTGGTGAACTCATTCAGTCTTTACATGATGCTGCCAGAACTTTTGAGCTGGCTCTTAAAGATAAGATTTCCTCTTCGAGATTGCCTTGGTTTTCAGCTGCCTGGCTTGGAGTCGATAAAAATGCTTGGGTTAAGACGTTCTCTTACCAG GCGTCTGTGTATTGCTTACTACAAGCTGCAAATGAGGTTTCATCTAGAGGAAACAATAGAGACGATGATCTTAATGTCTTTGTGCAAAGGAG TTTATCACGCCAAGCTGCTCCTCTTGATAGTATGATGCGGGATAAACTATCATCTAGTCATCCTGAAGCCAATGAGTGGTTTTGGTCTGAGCAAGTTCCTTCGGTGGTGACATCTTTTGTGAATTGTTTTGAGGGGGACCAACGATTTGTTTCTGCTACCTTTGT CTATGTCAAAGGCAAGTCCTCCTCAGCTGCAAGCAATGAGATTGAGGTGTCACTTCTCATGCTTGTGCTGAATTGCATCGCAGCAGTCACAAAACTTGGCCCGACAAAACTTTCGTGCCCGCCCTTCTTTTCTATGATTCCAGATACTACAGGGAGATTGATGGACAAATTTGTTGACTTTGTTCCACTCCCTCAGGCCTATCATTCAGTGAAAAGCCTCGGTCTACGCAGAGAGTTTCTTGTTCATTTTGGAACTCGGGCAGCGGCATGCAGAGTAAAAAGTGACTGCTGTACAGACGAGGTTGTTTTCTGGGTTGATCTTATACAAAATCAACTGCTGAGGGCTATTGATCGAGAGAAAATATGGGCAAGGTTAACAACGTCTGAAAGTATCGAG GTCTTGGAAAGAGATTTAGCTATTTTTGGATTCTTCATTGCCTTAGGCAGGAGCACCCAGTCTTTTTTAGCTGCAAATGGTTTTAATTCGCTGGTCAATCCTGTGGAAGACCTTGTTAG GCACTTCATTGGAGGAAGTCTCCTACAATATCCTCAGCTTTCAGCCATCAGTTCTTATCAGTTGTATGTAGAG GTTGTCTGTGAAGAACTAGATTGGATTCCCTTCTATCCAACCAGAAAGGACTCCCAGCCAGCCGAACAATCACATGGGCATAAAAGCAGACCACAAGGGCCACCTAACTATGATGCTCTTCCTCAGATATTGAATGTTTGCTCTTATTGGCTACAGAGCTTTATAAAGTACAGCAAATGGCCTGAGAATCCTTCTAATGTCAAGGCAGCTAAATTCTTATCCAAGGG GCACAACAAGTTAATCCAGTGCAAGGAAGAACTGGGAATATCAAG TTTGGCGGTAACAGAAGCGGGCTTTATTGACATGAGTGCATCGCCAACTGATAGAGATTCAAACTCATTTGATAAG gCTCTAGAGAGTGTAGATGAAGCTCTCGTGAGACTGGAGAGCTTGCTACAGAAGTTGCATGCATCAAGTTCATCTTCTGGAAAGGAACAAATAAAAGCCGCATGCTCTGACCTAGAAAAAATAAGGAAGCTTAAGAAAGAGGCTGAATTTTTAGAGGCGTCTTTCAGAGCCAAAGCAGCTTCCCTGCAAGAG GATGGTGGTGATAGTGACTCTCAGGAGTACTCGGAGGAACAAAGCCAATATCCAAaaggaaaagactcaaaaaattcaataaattcTGTAGATCAAGACACAAG GGATCGTGGATTCTGGGGGTTCTTTGTGCGCAATCCAAGAAATAAGCCTAGCCCCGAGTCATCG GCAGATGAATATTTTGAGAAATccaaagaaaatgtaaatagtGTGGATTCCAAACCCGATGAGATCTATCGGTTCGAACTTCTACGGAGTGAACTGATAGAGCTAGAGAAGCGTGTCCAAGGAAGTACAGATGAGTCGGTAAACGAAGAG GGAAGAACCTCTGAAGATCCTCGTAGTAGTATGAAAGGTGTGCAATTGGTACAGagctcaaagaaagaaaacgtcATTGAGAAAACTCTTGACCAAATTAAAGAAACCAGTACG GACGTATGGCAAGGTACTCAGCTTCTTGCGTTTGATTCAGCTGCTGCTATGGAACTCCTTAGGAGGTCTGTGGTAGGAGATGAATtaacagagaaagaaaagaaagcccTACGCAGAACCATGACTGACTTAGCATCAGTTGTTCCCATTGGTGTTCTTATGCTTCTTCCT GTCACAGCAGTTGGTCACGCAGCTATGCTTGCAGCAATTCAGAGATATGTGCCAGGCTTG ATACCTTCGACCTACGGAGCTGAGAGGTTGAACCTGTTGAGACAGCTTGAGAAGGTCAAGCAAATGCAAACAAATGAAACAGAGCCTGAAGAAGGCATCGATGAAACAGAATTATGA
- the LOC104708491 gene encoding uncharacterized protein LOC104708491 isoform X1 yields MAVKLHRPGLVSSSSSNPCLSRMSIGTFISCRRVIQFDCLYRGNPRSRLFVTYDVLESKKFILHRRLFGNKKMSSRRPFLLASAEDGVAVNGNSQSRSSDDVEEMRAKLSGSLKDEYTCGELIQSLHDAARTFELALKDKISSSRLPWFSAAWLGVDKNAWVKTFSYQASVYCLLQAANEVSSRGNNRDDDLNVFVQRSLSRQAAPLDSMMRDKLSSSHPEANEWFWSEQVPSVVTSFVNCFEGDQRFVSATFVYVKGKSSSAASNEIEVSLLMLVLNCIAAVTKLGPTKLSCPPFFSMIPDTTGRLMDKFVDFVPLPQAYHSVKSLGLRREFLVHFGTRAAACRVKSDCCTDEVVFWVDLIQNQLLRAIDREKIWARLTTSESIEVLERDLAIFGFFIALGRSTQSFLAANGFNSLVNPVEDLVRHFIGGSLLQYPQLSAISSYQLYVEVVCEELDWIPFYPTRKDSQPAEQSHGHKSRPQGPPNYDALPQILNVCSYWLQSFIKYSKWPENPSNVKAAKFLSKGHNKLIQCKEELGISSLAVTEAGFIDMSASPTDRDSNSFDKALESVDEALVRLESLLQKLHASSSSSGKEQIKAACSDLEKIRKLKKEAEFLEASFRAKAASLQEDGGDSDSQEYSEEQSQYPKGKDSKNSINSVDQDTSRDRGFWGFFVRNPRNKPSPESSADEYFEKSKENVNSVDSKPDEIYRFELLRSELIELEKRVQGSTDESVNEEGRTSEDPRSSMKGVQLVQSSKKENVIEKTLDQIKETSTDVWQGTQLLAFDSAAAMELLRRSVVGDELTEKEKKALRRTMTDLASVVPIGVLMLLPVTAVGHAAMLAAIQRYVPGLIPSTYGAERLNLLRQLEKVKQMQTNETEPEEGIDETEL; encoded by the exons ATGGCAGTTAAGCTACATCGGCCGGGTCTTGTATCCTCAAG CTCTTCAAACCCTTGTCTATCTCGGATGTCCATCGGAACTTTTATATCCTGCAGAAGAGTGATACAATTTgattgtttgtaccggggaaATCCAAGGAGCAGACTGTTTGTGACCTATGATGTTCTTGAAAGTAAGAAGTTCATTCTTCATAGGAGATTGTTTGGGAACAAGAAGATGAGTTCACGGAGGCCGTTTCTACTTGCATCTGCTGAAGACGGTGTGGCTGTTAATGGGAACTCACAGTCGAGATCAAGCGATGATGTTGAGGAGATGAGGGCTAAACTTAGTGGATCGTTGAAAGATGAATACACCTGTGGTGAACTCATTCAGTCTTTACATGATGCTGCCAGAACTTTTGAGCTGGCTCTTAAAGATAAGATTTCCTCTTCGAGATTGCCTTGGTTTTCAGCTGCCTGGCTTGGAGTCGATAAAAATGCTTGGGTTAAGACGTTCTCTTACCAG GCGTCTGTGTATTGCTTACTACAAGCTGCAAATGAGGTTTCATCTAGAGGAAACAATAGAGACGATGATCTTAATGTCTTTGTGCAAAGGAG TTTATCACGCCAAGCTGCTCCTCTTGATAGTATGATGCGGGATAAACTATCATCTAGTCATCCTGAAGCCAATGAGTGGTTTTGGTCTGAGCAAGTTCCTTCGGTGGTGACATCTTTTGTGAATTGTTTTGAGGGGGACCAACGATTTGTTTCTGCTACCTTTGT CTATGTCAAAGGCAAGTCCTCCTCAGCTGCAAGCAATGAGATTGAGGTGTCACTTCTCATGCTTGTGCTGAATTGCATCGCAGCAGTCACAAAACTTGGCCCGACAAAACTTTCGTGCCCGCCCTTCTTTTCTATGATTCCAGATACTACAGGGAGATTGATGGACAAATTTGTTGACTTTGTTCCACTCCCTCAGGCCTATCATTCAGTGAAAAGCCTCGGTCTACGCAGAGAGTTTCTTGTTCATTTTGGAACTCGGGCAGCGGCATGCAGAGTAAAAAGTGACTGCTGTACAGACGAGGTTGTTTTCTGGGTTGATCTTATACAAAATCAACTGCTGAGGGCTATTGATCGAGAGAAAATATGGGCAAGGTTAACAACGTCTGAAAGTATCGAG GTCTTGGAAAGAGATTTAGCTATTTTTGGATTCTTCATTGCCTTAGGCAGGAGCACCCAGTCTTTTTTAGCTGCAAATGGTTTTAATTCGCTGGTCAATCCTGTGGAAGACCTTGTTAG GCACTTCATTGGAGGAAGTCTCCTACAATATCCTCAGCTTTCAGCCATCAGTTCTTATCAGTTGTATGTAGAG GTTGTCTGTGAAGAACTAGATTGGATTCCCTTCTATCCAACCAGAAAGGACTCCCAGCCAGCCGAACAATCACATGGGCATAAAAGCAGACCACAAGGGCCACCTAACTATGATGCTCTTCCTCAGATATTGAATGTTTGCTCTTATTGGCTACAGAGCTTTATAAAGTACAGCAAATGGCCTGAGAATCCTTCTAATGTCAAGGCAGCTAAATTCTTATCCAAGGG GCACAACAAGTTAATCCAGTGCAAGGAAGAACTGGGAATATCAAG TTTGGCGGTAACAGAAGCGGGCTTTATTGACATGAGTGCATCGCCAACTGATAGAGATTCAAACTCATTTGATAAG gCTCTAGAGAGTGTAGATGAAGCTCTCGTGAGACTGGAGAGCTTGCTACAGAAGTTGCATGCATCAAGTTCATCTTCTGGAAAGGAACAAATAAAAGCCGCATGCTCTGACCTAGAAAAAATAAGGAAGCTTAAGAAAGAGGCTGAATTTTTAGAGGCGTCTTTCAGAGCCAAAGCAGCTTCCCTGCAAGAG GATGGTGGTGATAGTGACTCTCAGGAGTACTCGGAGGAACAAAGCCAATATCCAAaaggaaaagactcaaaaaattcaataaattcTGTAGATCAAGACACAAG TAGGGATCGTGGATTCTGGGGGTTCTTTGTGCGCAATCCAAGAAATAAGCCTAGCCCCGAGTCATCG GCAGATGAATATTTTGAGAAATccaaagaaaatgtaaatagtGTGGATTCCAAACCCGATGAGATCTATCGGTTCGAACTTCTACGGAGTGAACTGATAGAGCTAGAGAAGCGTGTCCAAGGAAGTACAGATGAGTCGGTAAACGAAGAG GGAAGAACCTCTGAAGATCCTCGTAGTAGTATGAAAGGTGTGCAATTGGTACAGagctcaaagaaagaaaacgtcATTGAGAAAACTCTTGACCAAATTAAAGAAACCAGTACG GACGTATGGCAAGGTACTCAGCTTCTTGCGTTTGATTCAGCTGCTGCTATGGAACTCCTTAGGAGGTCTGTGGTAGGAGATGAATtaacagagaaagaaaagaaagcccTACGCAGAACCATGACTGACTTAGCATCAGTTGTTCCCATTGGTGTTCTTATGCTTCTTCCT GTCACAGCAGTTGGTCACGCAGCTATGCTTGCAGCAATTCAGAGATATGTGCCAGGCTTG ATACCTTCGACCTACGGAGCTGAGAGGTTGAACCTGTTGAGACAGCTTGAGAAGGTCAAGCAAATGCAAACAAATGAAACAGAGCCTGAAGAAGGCATCGATGAAACAGAATTATGA
- the LOC104708496 gene encoding glycine-rich RNA-binding protein 5, mitochondrial-like, protein MAALARIGGRYLKSAGLVNSSATCFFTQRRGVASKLFVGGLSFYTTEQGLSEEFSKYGQVVEAQIVMDRVSDRSKGFGFVTFASEDEAQKAMMEFNGQQLHGRVIFVDYAKPKQSLGGGGGGFPIARGPPDEPVVVVVAATTTETSKSD, encoded by the exons ATGGCGGCTCTAGCAAGGATCGGTGGCCGGTACCTGAAATCCGCTGGCTTAGTTAACTCCTCCGCCACGTGTTTCTTCACTCAACGCCGTGGAGTAGCTTCGAAGCTCTTTGTTGGAG GTTTATCGTTTTACACTACTGAACAAGGATTATCTGAGGAATTTTCAAAATATGGCCAAGTTGTTGaag CTCAAATAGTTATGGATAGAGTCTCTGATAGATCGAAAGGTTTCGGTTTTGTGACATTTGCTTCGGAAGATGAAGCTCAGAAAGCTATGATGGAGTTTAACGGACAg CAATTACATGGCCGTGTGATATTTGTGGACTACGCAAAGCCGAAGCAAAgtcttggtggtggtggtggtgggtttCCAATAGCTAGAGGACCGCCCGACGAGCCagttgtagtagtagtagctgCTACAACAACTGAAACATCTAAAAGCGATTAA
- the LOC104708492 gene encoding protein trichome birefringence-like 9: MDHHQLFSLCSFPYLFKIKKHLYVSLFLLTLLIFSSFIVDVLPSLRFGLLSSFSLSQTLTKECDYSNGRWVRRTTSSSSVNGLLYGEECRFLDSGFRCRKNGRKDSGYLRWRWQPHGCDLPRFNASDFLERSRNGRIVFVGDSIGRNQWESLMCMFSQAIPNKSEIYEEHGNPITKHKGFLSMRFPQQNLTVEYHRTPFLVVIGRPPDKSPKEIKTTVRVDEFNWQSKRWVGSDVLVFNTGHWWNEEKTVLTGCYFEEGRKVNKTMGVMEAFGKSLKTWKSWVLKRLDPHKSHVFFRSYSPVHYRNGTWNLGGLCDAEMEPETDKRKMEPDASHNEYIYKVIEEMRYRHIKVKFLNITYLTEFRKDGHPSRYREQGTPVDAPQDCSHWCLPGVPDTWNEILYAQLLSMNYRTK; the protein is encoded by the exons ATGGATCATCAtcaactcttctctctctgctCATTTCCGTACCTCTTCAAGATCAAGAAACATCTTTACGTCAGCCTCTTTCTACTGACTCTCCTCATATTCTCGAGCTTCATCGTCGACGTCTTGCCCTCTCTTCGTTTCGGTTTGTTGTCGTCGTTTTCGTTGTCTCAAACACTGACAAAGGAGTGCGATTACTCTAATGGAAGATGGGTTCGTCGAACAACTTCGTCATCATCTGTTAATGGATTACTGTATGGAGAAGAGTGTCGCTTTCTTGATTCTGGTTTTCGTTGTCGCAAGAATGGAAGAAAAGATTCTGGTTACCTCCGGTGGCGATGGCAACCACACGGCTGCGATCTTCCAAG ATTTAACGCAAGTGACTTTCTGGAGAGGAGTAGGAATGGGAGGATAGTGTTCGTCGGAGATTCCATCGGAAGAAACCAGTGGGAGTCTCTAATGTGCATGTTCTCACAAGCAATACCTAATAAATCTGAAATCTACGAAGAACATGGGAACCCCATCACTAAACACAAGGGCTTCCTCTCGATGCGATTCCCTCAGCAAAACCTCACTGTTGAGTATCACAGAACACCTTTTCTTGTCGTGATTGGTCGGCCACCGGATAAATCACCGAAAGAGATAAAAACCACAGTGAGAGTAGACGAATTCAACTGGCAATCAAAAAGATGGGTCGGGTCAGATGTTCTGGTTTTCAACACAGGGCACTGGTGGAACGAAGAGAAAACTGTGTTGAC AGGATGCTATTTTGAGGAGGGAAGGAAAGTGAACAAGACAATGGGAGTAATGGAGGCATTTGGGAAGTCTTTGAAGACATGGAAGTCATGGGTCTTAAAGAGACTTGATCCACACAAGAGTCATGTCTTCTTCAGAAGTTACTCTCCTGTGCACTATAG AAATGGGACATGGAACTTGGGTGGTCTATGTGATGCAGAGATGGAACCCGAGACtgataaaagaaagatggaACCTGATGCGAGCCACAACGAATATATCTATAAAGTAATTGAAGAAATGAGATATCGACATATTAAGGTTAAATTTCTGAACATTACATATCTGACAGAGTTCAGGAAAGATGGTCATCCTTCTCGGTATCGAGAGCAAGGCACTCCTGTTGATGCTCCTCAAGACTGCAGCCACTGGTGCCTACCCGGTGTTCCTGACACATGGAATGAGATTCTCTATGCACAACTCTTGTCAATGAACTATAGAACAAAGTGA
- the LOC104708495 gene encoding casparian strip membrane protein 4, with the protein MKSDSIAVDVPAESSSAIKGKAPLLGLARDHTGSGGYKRGLSIFDFLLRLAAIVAALAAAATMGTSDETLPFFTQFLQFEASYDDLPTFQFFVIAIAIVAAYLVLSLPFSVVTIVRPLAVAPRLLLLVLDTAALALDTAAASAAAAIVYLAHNGNTNTNWLPICQQFGDFCQKTSGAVVSAFASVTFLAILVVISGVSLKRP; encoded by the exons atgaagagtgaCTCGATAGCCGTTGATGTCCCAGCAGAGTCGAGCTCAGCCATCAAAGGCAAAGCTCCTCTCCTCGGTTTAGCCAGAGACCACACTGGTTCAGGAGGTTACAAGAGAGGTCTCTCAATTTTCGATTTCCTTCTCCGTTTAGCTGCCATTGTAGCTGCCTTAGCTGCTGCTGCCACAATGGGGACTAGTGATGAGACTCTCCCTTTCTTCACTCAGTTTTTACAGTTTGAAGCTAGCTACGATGATCTTCCAACTTTCCA ATTCTTTGTGATTGCCATTGCAATAGTCGCAGCTTACCTTGTCCTATCTCTTCCCTTCTCAGTTGTCACGATTGTTCGTCCTCTAGCCGTCGCTCCAAGACTCCTTTTGCTTGTTCTTGACACT GCTGCTCTGGCTCTGGACACAGCGGCTGCTTCAGCAGCGGCGGCTATAGTGTATTTGGCACACAATGGGAATACAAACACAAACTGGCTTCCAATCTGCCAACAGTTTGGAGATTTCTGTCAGAAAACGAGCGGAGCTGTCGTCTCTGCCTTTGCCTCTGTCACCTTTTTAGCCATCCTTGTCGTCATCTCCGGCGTCTCTCTTAAACGACCCTAG